Proteins from a single region of Streptomyces sp. TN58:
- a CDS encoding NAD(P)-dependent malic enzyme — translation MAAEIVNPRSDSATDNNPDAVFALHRGGKMAIQATVPVNDKDDLSLAYTPGVAKVCTAIAEQPELVNEYTWKSNVVAVVTDGTAVLGLGDIGPEASLPVMEGKAILFKQFGGVDAVPIALATKDTDEIVETVIRLAPSFGGVNLEDISAPRCFEIERRLQEALDIPIFHDDQHGTAIVTLAALRNAAKLTGRTLGDLRAVISGSGAAGIAIAKILVDAGIGDVCVTDRKGVVSADRSDLTDVKAEIAGLTNKTGRTGSLEQALAGADVFIGVSGGSVAEEAVATMAKDAFVFAMANPNPEVHPDVAHKYAAVVATGRSDFPNQINNVLAFPGIFAGAFKVRATRITEGMKIAAADAIAGVVGDELAADYVIPSPFDERVATAVAAAVAAAAKADGVARLA, via the coding sequence GTGGCAGCGGAGATCGTCAACCCTCGCAGCGACAGTGCGACGGACAACAACCCCGACGCGGTGTTCGCACTGCACCGGGGCGGCAAGATGGCCATCCAGGCCACGGTTCCGGTCAACGACAAGGACGACCTGTCCCTGGCGTACACCCCGGGCGTGGCGAAGGTGTGCACCGCCATCGCCGAGCAGCCGGAGCTGGTGAACGAGTACACCTGGAAGTCGAACGTGGTCGCCGTCGTCACCGACGGTACGGCCGTGCTCGGCCTCGGTGACATCGGCCCGGAAGCCTCCCTCCCCGTGATGGAGGGCAAGGCCATCCTCTTCAAGCAGTTCGGTGGTGTGGACGCGGTCCCGATCGCGCTCGCCACCAAGGACACGGACGAGATCGTCGAGACGGTCATCCGTCTGGCGCCGTCCTTCGGCGGGGTGAACCTGGAGGACATCTCCGCGCCCCGCTGCTTCGAGATCGAGCGGCGCCTCCAGGAGGCGCTGGACATCCCGATCTTCCACGACGACCAGCACGGCACGGCCATCGTGACGCTGGCCGCGCTGCGCAACGCCGCCAAGCTGACCGGTCGCACCCTCGGCGACCTGCGTGCCGTGATCTCGGGCTCGGGCGCGGCGGGCATCGCCATCGCCAAGATCCTGGTGGACGCGGGCATCGGCGACGTCTGCGTCACCGACCGCAAGGGCGTCGTGTCGGCGGACCGCTCCGACCTGACGGACGTCAAGGCGGAGATCGCGGGCCTGACCAACAAGACGGGCCGGACCGGCTCGCTGGAGCAGGCCCTGGCCGGCGCGGACGTGTTCATCGGTGTCTCCGGCGGCTCCGTCGCCGAGGAGGCGGTGGCGACGATGGCGAAGGACGCGTTCGTCTTCGCCATGGCCAACCCGAACCCGGAGGTCCACCCGGACGTCGCGCACAAGTACGCGGCGGTCGTGGCCACGGGCCGTTCGGACTTCCCGAACCAGATCAACAACGTGCTGGCGTTCCCGGGCATCTTCGCGGGCGCCTTCAAGGTGCGTGCCACCCGGATCACCGAGGGCATGAAGATCGCCGCCGCCGACGCCATCGCCGGTGTCGTGGGTGACGAGCTGGCCGCCGACTACGTGATCCCCTCGCCGTTCGACGAGCGCGTCGCGACGGCCGTGGCCGCGGCGGTCGCCGCCGCCGCGAAGGCGGACGGCGTGGCCCGCCTGGCCTGA
- a CDS encoding ABC transporter substrate-binding protein, with protein MTASTTRRTTAARSRIAAVGAIAVAGALILTGCGDQTDKATSTPSGAANNSSAPLFSKLPKKIQDAGVIKVGTDATYAPMEFTEGGKIVGVDPDIAAALSKQLGVQFKFESGTFDTLIGSMQTGRSDLVMSSLTDTKARQEGLDDKGAKTGAGVDFVDYFSASTGILVKKGNPQGIKTLDDLCGKTVAVQRGTTYEESAKTQAEKCKTDGKGELKIESFPTDAEAQTRVKAGGAAADLNDSPVAAYIAQTAGGGNDFEAIANPTDAGLFGIAVDKKNTELRDALKEALDAIIKDGTYKAALDKWNAGSGAVTEAKINAGS; from the coding sequence ATGACCGCAAGCACCACCCGTCGTACGACCGCCGCCCGGTCCCGGATCGCCGCGGTCGGCGCGATCGCGGTCGCCGGCGCCCTGATCCTCACCGGCTGTGGCGACCAGACCGACAAGGCGACCTCGACCCCGTCGGGTGCGGCGAACAACAGCAGCGCGCCGCTCTTCTCGAAGCTCCCGAAGAAGATCCAGGACGCCGGTGTGATCAAGGTCGGCACCGACGCGACCTACGCGCCGATGGAGTTCACCGAGGGCGGCAAGATCGTCGGCGTCGACCCCGACATCGCGGCGGCCCTGAGCAAGCAGCTCGGCGTCCAGTTCAAGTTCGAGTCGGGCACCTTCGACACGCTGATCGGCAGCATGCAGACCGGCCGCAGCGACCTGGTCATGTCCTCCCTGACCGACACCAAGGCCCGTCAGGAGGGCCTGGACGACAAGGGCGCCAAGACCGGTGCCGGTGTCGACTTCGTCGACTACTTCTCCGCCTCGACCGGCATCCTGGTCAAGAAGGGCAACCCGCAGGGCATCAAGACCCTCGACGACCTGTGCGGCAAGACGGTCGCCGTGCAGCGCGGCACCACGTACGAGGAGTCCGCGAAGACCCAGGCCGAGAAGTGCAAGACGGACGGCAAGGGCGAGCTGAAGATCGAGTCCTTCCCGACCGACGCCGAGGCCCAGACCCGCGTGAAGGCCGGCGGCGCCGCCGCTGACCTGAACGACTCCCCGGTCGCCGCCTACATCGCGCAGACCGCCGGCGGCGGCAACGACTTCGAGGCCATCGCCAACCCGACCGACGCCGGCCTCTTCGGCATCGCGGTGGACAAGAAGAACACCGAGCTGCGTGACGCGCTCAAGGAAGCCCTCGACGCGATCATCAAGGACGGCACCTACAAGGCCGCCCTGGACAAGTGGAACGCCGGTTCCGGCGCCGTGACCGAGGCCAAGATCAACGCAGGTTCCTGA
- a CDS encoding amino acid ABC transporter permease, producing the protein MTDKLDKDPGPADTPPAGSVPPEAIRAIPVRHYGRWISAVVVIGLVAALIVAFSQGNVRWATVPEKLFDPSILRGVLNTIWISVTAMALGLALGVLFAVMRLSKNPVTSTIAWFYIWLFRGTPVYVQLLIWFNLALIFPILNLGFYKDEMTQVMTPFLAALLGLGLNEGAYMAEIVRAGIQSVDEGQTEASHALGMTRTQTMRRVVLPQAMRVIVPPTGNEFINMLKTSSLVVAVQYFDLLRAAQDIASTSFAVMEMFFVASIWYLALTSVFSVGQYYLERRYARGALRTLPPTPLQKIKAKLSSFSNSKAVA; encoded by the coding sequence GTGACTGACAAGCTCGACAAGGACCCGGGTCCGGCGGACACCCCGCCGGCCGGGTCCGTCCCCCCCGAGGCGATCCGCGCCATCCCGGTCCGCCACTACGGCCGCTGGATCAGTGCCGTGGTCGTCATCGGCCTGGTCGCCGCGCTCATCGTCGCCTTCTCCCAGGGCAACGTGCGCTGGGCGACCGTGCCGGAGAAGCTGTTCGACCCCAGCATCCTGCGCGGTGTCCTCAACACGATCTGGATCAGCGTCACCGCCATGGCCCTGGGCCTGGCGCTGGGCGTCCTCTTCGCCGTGATGAGGCTCTCGAAGAACCCGGTGACCAGCACCATCGCCTGGTTCTACATCTGGCTCTTCCGCGGCACCCCGGTGTACGTGCAGCTCCTCATCTGGTTCAACCTCGCCCTGATCTTCCCGATCCTGAACCTCGGGTTCTACAAGGACGAGATGACCCAGGTCATGACGCCGTTCCTGGCCGCCCTGCTGGGCCTCGGCCTCAACGAGGGCGCGTACATGGCGGAGATCGTCCGAGCCGGCATCCAGTCGGTCGACGAGGGCCAGACCGAGGCCTCGCACGCCCTGGGTATGACCCGGACGCAGACCATGCGCCGCGTCGTCCTGCCCCAGGCCATGCGGGTGATCGTGCCGCCGACGGGCAACGAGTTCATCAACATGCTCAAGACGTCGTCGCTCGTCGTCGCCGTGCAGTACTTCGACCTGCTGCGCGCGGCCCAGGACATCGCCTCCACCTCGTTCGCGGTGATGGAGATGTTCTTCGTCGCCTCGATCTGGTACCTCGCCCTGACCAGTGTGTTCAGCGTCGGCCAGTACTACCTGGAGCGCCGCTACGCACGTGGCGCGCTCCGCACCCTGCCGCCCACGCCGCTGCAGAAGATCAAGGCGAAGCTGTCCAGCTTCTCGAACAGCAAGGCGGTGGCCTGA
- a CDS encoding amino acid ABC transporter ATP-binding protein — translation MTAMVKAEGVHKSYGAAHILKGIDLEVAPREVFCLVGPSGSGKSTFLRCINHLEQINAGRLYVDGDLVGYRQKGDKLYELKDSEVAAQRRDIGMVFQRFNLFPHMTAIENVMEAPVMVKGESKAVARERAIRLLDRVGLGEKGGNYPSQLSGGQQQRVAIARALAMEPKLMLFDEPTSALDPELVGDVLDVMRDLAESGMTMIVVTHEMGFAREVGDNLVFMDGGVVVESGHPRDVLGNPQHDRTKAFLSKVL, via the coding sequence ATGACTGCCATGGTGAAGGCCGAGGGCGTCCACAAGTCCTACGGTGCGGCGCACATCCTCAAGGGCATCGACCTGGAGGTCGCCCCGCGTGAGGTCTTCTGCCTCGTCGGCCCGTCCGGCTCCGGCAAGTCGACCTTCCTGCGGTGCATCAACCACCTGGAGCAGATCAACGCCGGCCGGCTGTACGTCGACGGGGACCTCGTCGGCTACCGCCAGAAGGGCGACAAGCTCTACGAGCTGAAGGACAGCGAGGTCGCGGCGCAGCGCCGGGACATCGGCATGGTCTTCCAGCGCTTCAACCTGTTCCCGCACATGACGGCCATAGAGAACGTCATGGAAGCGCCCGTCATGGTGAAGGGCGAGTCCAAGGCGGTGGCGCGCGAGCGCGCCATCCGCCTCCTGGACCGGGTGGGCCTCGGCGAGAAGGGCGGGAACTACCCCTCCCAGCTCTCCGGCGGCCAGCAGCAGCGCGTGGCGATCGCCCGCGCGCTCGCCATGGAGCCGAAGCTGATGCTCTTCGACGAGCCCACCTCGGCCCTCGACCCGGAGCTGGTCGGTGACGTCCTGGACGTCATGCGGGACCTCGCCGAGTCGGGCATGACCATGATCGTGGTCACCCACGAGATGGGCTTCGCCCGCGAGGTCGGCGACAACCTCGTCTTCATGGACGGCGGCGTCGTCGTCGAGTCGGGCCACCCGCGCGACGT